The genomic window TACTTTTTTTTGGTTGAAAATAACCATTGACTTTATCTTGTCGATTGCTGTACATTTGCTTCCGTCATCAAGCGATTGGTCTTCAGAGTTTTTATATGATGTAAAAATGGGGTCACCAGACAGACCCGAATCAGAAGACTTTTTCTTTTCAGACCAATGTTCAATACCTAAAGACCCTTAACTGTATGTTCTATAAACTCCAACAATATAAATCAGTTCAATGGATGATTATCCATATCAGATATCTCATTGCGTTGGCCTTTGTGCCTTCCGGATTTACAAAACTGATTGGCGAAAGATTTACCCAGCTGCCAAAATCTGCAGCTGTCGGCCAGTTCTTTGAAGCCATTTACCAAGCAAGTTTATATTACCATTTTTTGGGGTTGGCGCAGATCATTACAGCAATACTTCTGATGACCCAGCGGTTTGCTCTGTTAGGTACATTTTTATTTTTAGCGATCACCAGCAATATCTGGGTGATCACCATTTCTCTGCCTTTCAAAGGAACCTGGATCATTACGAGCCTGATGATGTTTGCCGGCTGTATTTTATTGTATTGGGACAAGAACAGAATAGCCGCACTCTATTCTGACCGTGATATGCCAAATAAAAAATATGCACCTAAGGCATCAAAACTGTGGATCAACGCCGGCATTATTTATATCATCGCCCTTCTCACGCTTTGCTATGCAGGTCCAAAAACAGATGTAGTCTCAAAAGGCATTGCCATCGTCACAGACTTCGTTTTGGGAACTACATTCCTCTATACCAATTTTGTTTTCTGGAAAAAAATCAAATAGGGTCATCATAACAGAATGTCCTGTAGATGAATCCCTCTCTGCATTTGATAATAATCAATCTATAAATTGTTCTTATGAAATTTTTCTTTTTTCGCCTTGCTGTAGTTTTTTCAATCGCTTATTCCGTCCAGAGCAAAGCCTGCTCCGCTTTTTTACTGACCGGAAAAGAGCATAATGTCGTAGGTTTCAATGAAAACTGGAAAACAATGCCGGGAATGATTGTCATCAACAAACGCGATATTTTAAAAAGGAATATCAGCTGGCAGAATCTGACTACTGATCAGCTACGGCCTGACACACAATGGACCTCAAAATTCGGTTCCGTTACCTTTAATCTTTTAGGATATGATTTTCCCTGCTACGGGGTCAATGAAAAAGGTCTTTTTTTAGTTGAATTATATCTGGAAGAAACCACTAAAGTATATAATGCAAAACAGCCCAATCTGTTCTGGGCACAATGGATCCAGTATCAGCTGGATAATTACCAATCGGTTAAAGAAGTGGTGGATCATCTGAATGACGGGCCAAATATAGACTGGTGGCCCAATGCAGCGGGAAGTCATTTTTTCCTGACTGATGCAAAAGGAAACTTTGCTACGATTGCCTTACTGAACGGTAAATATACCGTACTGACAAATAAGGAAATGCCCATGCCTTTGCTATGCAATAACCAATACTCGAAGGATCTGGCAGCTGCTAAAAAGTTTGATTTTCTTGGCGGAAATGAAAAGTTTGATCCGGATCAAAATAAAAATTAGGAAGACCGTTATAACCGTGCCTATTACATGCTGAAGAACTATAAGTACGATAAAAAACCGGTTGATTACGCCTGGAATATTTTAAATTCGATACACCCCGGTGAATGGCAGACCGTTATTGATACGAAGAAAATGAATCTGTACTTCAGATCCGACCTTAGAAAAGAGGTGAAAACCATTGCGATCAGCAAGCTGGATTTTTCTAAAAATGCGGCTGTAAAATACCTGGATATTCACACTGATGAAAAAGGAACCGTTAACCGCTGTTTTCAAAATCTGACCTTGGTAAAAAATAACCAGTATGTTGAGAAAGGATTTCCGATTGGGTATGACAATAAAGAGTTTGGAACCTCCCTTATCTTTGAGAAACTGAAAAAAAATATAGTAAAATTCTTCGAGAACATCCTGCCTGAATCTTAAACATTAATAATTTTCAATATGGGTTATCTTATGCTCCAAAAATAAGAAAGTCCTGATACGAATTATAGGCATATTGTGAATCAGCAACTATTAATAAAAAGAATAATGCGAAGTTTATTAATTAAATCATGTGCGTCATATTAATTGCATGTTGTATACCACAATCACCACTTAATATAAAAATAAAATCCTCAACTAAAAAGCCAGGGATTTTATTTTAAGCGTCTGATGAAATTTGTTTCCGATACGGTCGCAATACATGTCCAAAGATCCACGCAGGCAAACAGCCTAATCTAAGCCGTATGATTATTGCAGAAATAAACCCGAAAACGTATTCCGGGTTTATGAGATCATATTTGTTAAATATTCTTTTTTTTCGGCCTTGCCCCGTATTTGTTGATGAGGAAGTAAGTGATCACCACCAGCATTATGCTTAAGGTAAGCTGCGATTGTTCAGGGCTTACGATTTCCTGATAGAAGTGATATCCAAAAAATACAGATACGGTGGCAATGATCAGTTGTTGAGCAAACGAATAGTTGTTTTCAAGAATGGTTTTCATAATGATATTTTTATTGTTATTTATAGAGTAAGTATAATCGGTTGAAATATGTTACAGAAAAAATTAAATTTTAAACACCCTTATCAATAACTAACTGATTATCAAATACAAAAATCACATCAATGGTGATTAACTAAAACATTAAAATACAGAAACTTTTAATATCATGATTCTATTTGCAAATCAGACAGTGGATTCACAGACACGATTTAAAAGTTGAGGGAAAAATTATTAGATATTACCCAAAACAAAGCCCGCAATTTTAAAATTGCAGGCTTAATAAGTTTTCGCGGAAAGTAAGGAATTTTTATCTGGTCTTTTTCAATATCCGATAAGCATCGTTTTTTAATTTTCGGAATCAAGTGCTACGATTTGCCATGATCACATCAGAGAAATTTTTTGTTCCTTCATGTTTCGTGAATTGATGATTATCTACCTTGCGCATAGCCTCCAAATCCGGATCAAAAATCCGGAAAATAGGGTATACTAAATAGATAGATCAGGCTATGAGATATTTACGTATATTTAGATAACCGGAAATAGCTGGATATATTAAACAAACTAATACAAACCTCTCATGAAAAACCTGACAAAACTATCAAAAAAGCTCACCAAAAAAAATCTGAAAACAATTGTTGCAGGGAATGATCCTGATTTATCACATCCTTTGTGTACACCTACGCAGTGTGAGACTTTGGATGCCAACTGTGATTATCATAGCTGTCCTACTGTATTTCCTGATCCGGAATAGAAAGTGATAATAGAATCCCGTAGGTAAATCGATTCTTAAAATTGTGATGTTAAACGTTTTAGGCTCAAAAATATCGGAGAAAGATTCACTTAAAAAATCTGATAAATTCATCAGGAATTGAAAGTTTATTTTGAATTCTTAACTAGCGTCAGCTTTTCTCTCAATCAGATCCCATAAATTACCGTATAAATCACTAAATACGGCTACGGTTCCATAGGATTCAACCACTGGCTCACGAACAAATGAAATCCCGTTCTCGAGCATGGATTGATATGATCGATCAAAGTGATCCGTTTCGAGGAACAGAAAAACTCTGCCCCCGCTTTGATTGCCCACGGCTGACAGTTGTTGCTCATTTGCAGCCTTAGCCAACAGAAGACAGCATCCGGAGGAACCGGGAGGCTTAATCAGTACCCAGCGTTTGGTTTCTGAAAGACGGGTATCTTCCACAAGATCAAATCCTAATTTTTGGATGTAAAAATCAAGGGCTTCATCGTAGTCTTTAACCAGAAGTGAAATATGAATGATGGATTGTTTCATTCTTTGTAATATGTATTACTTTTTTAAATACTTTATTGAGATGCCCAGCTGGCCCATATGGTATAAATCGTGATGGATAAGCCCCTGCAGGAAATACCGGAAGTCTTTCCCATAATCGGCTGAGATGGTATTGAGATAGGTATCATTTTTATCGTTTAAGATGTCGATAAGCTCCTGCTTGCTTTGGTACAGTTCTTTTTTTAGCGCTTCCCATCCGGCGGGACGCAATTCATCATTGGTTTTCCAATTGGAAGGATCATCAAGTTCCAGCCGAACCGCTGCACCCTTCAGCCGGCCCATAACTGCCCTGCGCCAGACAATAAGATGTGAAATCAATTCCGCAGGACTATGCAGATCAGGCAGCGGCCGGGTGAACGCCTCCGTTTCATTAATCTGTTCAAATTTCTTTGTAAAAGTTTCATCCAGCCATACGTCGCCATCATGCAGATCATTGAATTGCTTTATTATATCTTCGATCAGGATTGTTGCCATAATTTTCTTGTTATCAATTTTAAATTACGAATAATTTATGGATATCCCGTCAAATGATTAACGATAAAGCAGGTAAGAATATAGGAAATTACAATAATTTTAGGGTCTAAAGAATGTTCTCCCCTGCTTTTTACTAATCCCCAATTTCTGTTTTAGAGCCTACATGATAAACGTTTTTGTAAATTTCAGCAGATATTTTAGTAAAAAAAGCCTGCGATTTAAAAATCGCAGGCTTTTTTGTTTTTGGCGGAGAGTGAGGGATTCGAACCCCCGGACCTGTTACAGTCAACAGTTTTCAAGACTGCCGCAATCGACCACTCTGCCAACTCTCCCTGAACTCCGGTTGTACCGTCGTTTTCAGTGGTGCAAATATAAAACGTTTTTCTATTTTGGCAAAACAATTTTAAAACAAATTTTAACAAATCGTAATAATCGGCTAAAAATCAGCCTTTTTATTTTTCGGTTTTAAATAAAAAAGCGTGTCCTAGTAAAGGAACACGCTTTTTCAATATTGATTCTATTCTGAATTAACGTAATTCAGCAAGATATTTTTCTGCATCCATAGCCGCCATACAGCCGCTACCAGCAGCCGTAATCGCCTGTCTGTAGATATGATCCTGCACGTCTCCGGCTGCGAAAACGCCCGGAAGGTTTGTTTTTGCAGTCCCCTTTTCGGTAGCAATGTATCCGTTTTCATCCAGATCGATCTGCCCAACGAAAATTTCCGTATTCGGCTTATGCCCGATGGCGATAAAAATACCGTGTACGTCGATCGTTGATGTTTCCTGAGTCTGATTGTTAATGACCACTGCTCTTTCAACCAGGTTATTTTCTCCTTCGATCCCGATCAGCTCATGGTGGAACTTCACTTCGATGTTCGGGGTATTGTTTACCCGGTGGATCATTGCTTTGGATGCCCTGAATTCATCTTTTCTTACCAGCATCGTTACTTTGTTTACCAATTTTGCAAGATACGTTGCTTCTTCGGCAGCAGTATCTCCGGCGCCTACCACCACAACATCTTTTCCTCTGTAGAAAAATCCGTCGCAGGTTGCACAGGCCGAAACACCTCCCCCATTATATTTTTTCTCGTCATCCAGACCCAGATATTTGGCCGTGGCTCCGGTAGAAATAATCACGGTTCTCGCAAAGATCTCTTTATTTCCAGCATACAATTTGTGAATACCGCCGACCTCTTTGGAAAATTCAACTTTGGTGATCATTTCATAATGCACCTTGGT from Chryseobacterium sp. SORGH_AS_0447 includes these protein-coding regions:
- a CDS encoding DoxX family protein; amino-acid sequence: MIIHIRYLIALAFVPSGFTKLIGERFTQLPKSAAVGQFFEAIYQASLYYHFLGLAQIITAILLMTQRFALLGTFLFLAITSNIWVITISLPFKGTWIITSLMMFAGCILLYWDKNRIAALYSDRDMPNKKYAPKASKLWINAGIIYIIALLTLCYAGPKTDVVSKGIAIVTDFVLGTTFLYTNFVFWKKIK
- a CDS encoding linear amide C-N hydrolase, which codes for MKFFFFRLAVVFSIAYSVQSKACSAFLLTGKEHNVVGFNENWKTMPGMIVINKRDILKRNISWQNLTTDQLRPDTQWTSKFGSVTFNLLGYDFPCYGVNEKGLFLVELYLEETTKVYNAKQPNLFWAQWIQYQLDNYQSVKEVVDHLNDGPNIDWWPNAAGSHFFLTDAKGNFATIALLNGKYTVLTNKEMPMPLLCNNQYSKDLAAAKKFDFLGGNEKFDPDQNKN
- a CDS encoding VOC family protein, which produces MKQSIIHISLLVKDYDEALDFYIQKLGFDLVEDTRLSETKRWVLIKPPGSSGCCLLLAKAANEQQLSAVGNQSGGRVFLFLETDHFDRSYQSMLENGISFVREPVVESYGTVAVFSDLYGNLWDLIERKADAS
- a CDS encoding DinB family protein, translating into MATILIEDIIKQFNDLHDGDVWLDETFTKKFEQINETEAFTRPLPDLHSPAELISHLIVWRRAVMGRLKGAAVRLELDDPSNWKTNDELRPAGWEALKKELYQSKQELIDILNDKNDTYLNTISADYGKDFRYFLQGLIHHDLYHMGQLGISIKYLKK
- the trxB gene encoding thioredoxin-disulfide reductase, translating into MEQNILDCVIVGSGPSGFTAAIYAARADLKPELYTGLEPGGQLTTTTEVDNFPGYPTGITGPEMMMDLQKQAERFDTKVHYEMITKVEFSKEVGGIHKLYAGNKEIFARTVIISTGATAKYLGLDDEKKYNGGGVSACATCDGFFYRGKDVVVVGAGDTAAEEATYLAKLVNKVTMLVRKDEFRASKAMIHRVNNTPNIEVKFHHELIGIEGENNLVERAVVINNQTQETSTIDVHGIFIAIGHKPNTEIFVGQIDLDENGYIATEKGTAKTNLPGVFAAGDVQDHIYRQAITAAGSGCMAAMDAEKYLAELR